The Sinomicrobium kalidii region ATATCCGTGAAAATAAAAATATCGACCTGAAGAAAGAAGGTTTTCGCATTGTGTCCGAAGCAAATGTGATGCGTATCGAAGGTGCCGACGCTTCCGGCGGGCTCTACGGGGCGATGGAAGTGGTCGACAGGATAAAGAAAACAGGAGCGATCGATTTTAAGCTGGATTTTTCCGATGCCCCCGAAATGGTTTTACGCGGCAGCTGTATCGGGCTTCAGAAACCCACGTATCTCCCGGGGCGTACGGTATACGAGTATCCCTATACCCCCGAAACATTCCCCTGGTTCTACGACAAGGAACTCTGGATAGAATACCTCGACATGATGGTGGAGAATCGCATGAACTCCCTCTATCTGTGGAACGGTCACCCGTTCGCATCCCTTGTGAAACTGAAAGACTACCCCTATGCGGTGGAAGTAGACGAGGAAACGTTCAGAAAAAACGAGGAAATATTTAAGTTCCTTACCAAGGAAGCGAACAAAAGAGGGATCTGGGTCATACAGATGTTTTATAACATTATTGTCTCCAAACCTTTTGCCGAACACCACAATATTAAAACGCAGGACCGACAGCGTCCGATCACCCCGTTGATAGCCGATTATACCCGGAAATCCATAGCCGCTTTTATCGAAAAATATCCCAACGTAGGCTTACTGGTCGCTTTGGGTGAAGCCATGAGCGGTAAAGAAACCGATGTCAGGTGGTTTACCGAAACTGTCATCCCCGGTGTAAAGGATGGCTTAAAGGCATTGGGACGAACGGACGAGCCTCCCATAATACTCCGCGCACACGATACCGATGCCCCTTTGGTCATGGAGCATGCGCTGCCGTTATATAAAAATCTGTATACAACACATAAGTATAATGGCGAATCCCTGACCACCTACGAGCCCCGCGGCCCGTGGTCCGAGATCCACAAAAAACTGAGTAAAGCCGGTTCCGTACATATATCCAATGTCCACATCCTGGCCAACGTGGAGCCTTTCCGCTACGGTTCACCCGATTTTATCCAGAAAAGCGTCAAGGCCATGCACAGGGTTCATGGCGCCGATGCATTGCATTTATATCCGCAGGCATCGTACTGGGACTGGCCCTATACGGCCGATAAAACCGAACCGCGATTGCTGGAGATGGACCGCGACTGGATATGGTATAAAGCCTGGGCGCGCTACGCCTGGAAAAGTGAGCGGGACCGTCAGAAAGAAATAACCTTCTGGAGCGATCTCCTGGCTGGTAAATACGGAGTGGGAAGGGAAGACGGAAAGAATATTCTCGACGCCTACGAGCAAAGCGGGGAGATCGCTCCCAAGACCCTGAGACGGTTCGGCATCACCGAAGGGAACCGGCAGACCCTCCTGCTCGGGATGCTGGGAAGCCAGTTGGTAAACCCGTACAAATGGAAAGTGTACCCCGGTTTCTATGAATCCTGCGGTCCCGTGGGAGAAAAACTGATCGATTATGCCGAAAAGGAATGGAAAGGCGAAGCCCACACCGGGGAAACCCCGCCGCAGATCATCGAGGAGATAACAACACATGGCAAACTCGCCGTAGAAGCGATAGAAAAAGTGGTACCCCATGTTACTGAAGACAAGGACGAATTTGAACGGTTAAGGAACGATATGCATTGCTACAAGGCCTTTGCCGATTTCTTTTCGGAAAAAGTAAAGGCTATGATGCCTGTGCTCCGCTATCAGTATTCCGGCGAAGTATCCGACCTGGAAAAAGCCGTTCCCCATTTAAAAAACAGTATAACACATTACAGGAAGCTTGTGGACCTTACAAAGGGCAGCTACCTGTATGCCAACAGCATGCAAACCGCCCAAAGGCGTATTCCTATCGGCGGCAATGACGGAAAGTACAAGACCTGGGAAGAAATGCTGCCCCTTTACGAAAGGGAACTGGCCAACCTGGAGCGCAATATAGAGCGGTTGAAATCCTCAAAAGACGGCAAGCTGGAAAAGAAAGCAGTAAACCCCTGGTCCCCTGCGAAAGTCGAAATACTGAATGTCGGAACAACAGGGTTTTCTGTAAAACACGAGCAAGCGTTTTACAAGGGGGTGACCATAGAAGCAGCGGCAGGCGAACTGGAAAAACTACAAGGCATATATATCCCGAAGGAAAAACAGATAGAAGAAGGCACACAGCTGAGATTTAAAAATGACCGGCCCGTTAAAGTCGTGGTAGGCTATTTTAATACCGACCGGAAACGCTTTTTGCTACCGCCGGCCCTGGAAACCAATGCTGCCGGGAATCTCAGGGGAGAGGCTGAAGTAATACTGGCCAATGCCCTTAAAATAAAAAATATGCCCAGGGTGAATATTCATACGTATAGGTTTGACCCAGGCGAGAACGAACTCAAACTCGGAAAAGGAAGGGTGCTGATACTGGGCTTTATAGATGCCGATGAAAATATAATCTCCAGGAATGCCGGGTTAATGGGGGAAAACGAAAAAGAAGCCATAGACTGGGTATTTTATTAAAAAGAAAGAATGCGTTTAAAATTATCAGCCATAGGTCTTTTTTGTTTTTTACTGACCCTTTCGTGCGGCAATCCCGGGAAGGAAGTATCCGTCCGGCAGGTGATCCCGTTGAACAGCAACTGGAAAACCATGACCGTATCGGGTAATGATACCCTGAACAATGATAAATATATCCGGTCTGCCTACGCAGATACCGCCTGGCAGAAGGTCAATGTTCCCCACAACTGGGACCGCTACGAAGGCTTCCGCAGGAATAAACATGGCAACCGCCATGGAACAGCCTGGTACAGGAAAGAACTGTATGTAGATCACAACGAAGATAAAACAAAACGCTATTTCCTGTTTTTCGAGGGTGTAGGCTCCTATGCGACGGTATGGGTCAACGGCAAAAAGGCCGGGGAACACTGGGGAGGAAGGACCACTTTTACACTCGATATAACCAAGCTGTTGCATTTCGGTAAGGCCAATACCATTGCGGTCAAAGCCGAACACCCCGCATTCATCACCGACCTGCCCTGGGTCTGCGGAGGCTGTTCCGGGGAGTGGGGCTTTTCAGAAGGGTCGCAGCCCATGGGGATTTTCCGCCCCGTTTCGCTGGTGGTGACCAATGATATCCGTATCGAACCGTTCGGGGTCCATATCTGGAACGACGAAAACATATCAAAAGAAAAAGCCAAGCTGTTTGTAAACACCGAGATCAGGAATTACCGGGCCTCCGGTGGTGAAGTCAGGATCGTTCATAAATTGCACGACACTTCCGGTAAGGTGGTGGCCCGTAATGAAGACAAGGTAACAGTAGAAGGAAACGGAAAGGGAATGAGCAGAACAGAACGGTTAGATGTCATCAACCCCGAATTGTGGTCCCCCGGAAAACCATACCTCTACCAATTATCGACCGTAATAACCGACGGAGATACTGTAATAGACGAAGTAAAAACATCATACGGCATACGGCGGATAAGCTGGCCGGTAGGAAGAGAAGGAGATGACGGCCGTTTTTTCATTAACGGGGAACCGCTTTTTATCAACGGTACCTGCGAATACGAACACCTTATGGGAAGGAGCCATGCCTTTACCGACAGGCAGGTCCGGGCACGGGTAGAACAGGTCAGGGCCGCAGGGTTTAATGCCTTCCGGGAAGCACATCAACCCCATAACCTAAGGTACCAGCAACACCTCGATAAAGAAGGGATCCTGTTCTGGAGCCAGTTCTCGGCACATATCTGGTACGATACCCCAGAATTTAGGAAAAATTTTAAAACATTGCTGAGGCAGTGGATCAGGGAAAGGCGGAACAGCCCGTCCGTAGTGCTCTGGGGTTTGCAGAACGAAAGCGTGATCCCGAAGGAATTCGCCGAAGAATGCACCCGTATCATCCGTGAAATGGACCCTACCGCTTCCGCCCAGCGAAAAGTGACCACCTGCAACGGCGGGGAAGGAACCGACTGGAACGTCATCCAGAACTGGTCCGGGACCTATGGAGGCGATCCGTTTAATTACGGCAACGAACTCAGCGAGGAATGGCTCAACGGCGAATACGGTGCATGGCGCACGGCCGATCTGCACACCGAAGGCCCCTTCCGCCAGAAAGGGAAATACAGCGAAGACCGTTTTTCCAAATTGATGGAGATTAAGGTAAAACAGGCCGAATCGGTCAGGGATAAGGTGGCCGGGCAGTTCAACTGGCTCTTTGCCTCCCATGAAAACCCCGGAAGGATACAGAACGGGGAAGCCTATCGAGATATGGACAGGGTAGGCCCGGTAAACTACAAGGGACTGTTCACCGTCTGGGGAGAACCGCTGGATGCCTACTATATGTATATGGCCAATTATGCCCCTGTGGAAACACAGCCCATGGCCTATATCGTATCCCATTCCTGGCCGGACCGCTGGACATCGCCGGGAATAAAGGATAGTATTACCGTCTATTCCAACTGTGACGAAGTAGAGCTTTTTAACGGGGCCGGACACATTTCACTGGGAAAAAAGAAAAATCCCGGCCGGGGAAAACACTTTCAATGGGATGATGTCCCGGTAAAGTACAACATCCTCTATGCCGTAGGCTATGAAGACGGCAAGGAAGTGGCCACGGATTGTATTGTACTGGATCATTTGCCCGGATCCCCCGACCTGGAGGGTTTAAAAGAAACGGACCCAGACGTCCTCAAACCGGAAAAGGAAAAAAACTACATATACCGGGTCAATGCCGGAGGCCCCGGGTTTACGGATACCTTCGGAAATACCTGGGCCGCCGACGTCCATAAAAGCAGGGAAGGTACCTGGGGCTCCCTGTCGTGGACAGACGATTTTGAGAACCTCCCGGATTTCTACGCCAGCCAACGAAGGGTCTTTGATCCCATACGGGGAACGGCAAACTGGGATTTGTTCCGGAGTTTCCGCTACGGAACAGACCGCCTGCAATACGAGTTCCCCGTAGAAAAAGGGAATTACACGGTAGAATTGTTCTTTATCGAACCCTGGTACGGCACCACGGGAACAACCGACTGCACCGGGTGGAGAAATTTTGACGTGGCCATCAATGACAGTGTAGTATTAAAAGACCTTGACATCTGGAAGGAAGCCGGGCACGATACGGTATTGAAGAAGACATTCACGATTAAGGCCAATAAGGGCATATTGAAAATATCATTCCCCGAAGTGGCATCC contains the following coding sequences:
- a CDS encoding malectin domain-containing carbohydrate-binding protein; amino-acid sequence: MRLKLSAIGLFCFLLTLSCGNPGKEVSVRQVIPLNSNWKTMTVSGNDTLNNDKYIRSAYADTAWQKVNVPHNWDRYEGFRRNKHGNRHGTAWYRKELYVDHNEDKTKRYFLFFEGVGSYATVWVNGKKAGEHWGGRTTFTLDITKLLHFGKANTIAVKAEHPAFITDLPWVCGGCSGEWGFSEGSQPMGIFRPVSLVVTNDIRIEPFGVHIWNDENISKEKAKLFVNTEIRNYRASGGEVRIVHKLHDTSGKVVARNEDKVTVEGNGKGMSRTERLDVINPELWSPGKPYLYQLSTVITDGDTVIDEVKTSYGIRRISWPVGREGDDGRFFINGEPLFINGTCEYEHLMGRSHAFTDRQVRARVEQVRAAGFNAFREAHQPHNLRYQQHLDKEGILFWSQFSAHIWYDTPEFRKNFKTLLRQWIRERRNSPSVVLWGLQNESVIPKEFAEECTRIIREMDPTASAQRKVTTCNGGEGTDWNVIQNWSGTYGGDPFNYGNELSEEWLNGEYGAWRTADLHTEGPFRQKGKYSEDRFSKLMEIKVKQAESVRDKVAGQFNWLFASHENPGRIQNGEAYRDMDRVGPVNYKGLFTVWGEPLDAYYMYMANYAPVETQPMAYIVSHSWPDRWTSPGIKDSITVYSNCDEVELFNGAGHISLGKKKNPGRGKHFQWDDVPVKYNILYAVGYEDGKEVATDCIVLDHLPGSPDLEGLKETDPDVLKPEKEKNYIYRVNAGGPGFTDTFGNTWAADVHKSREGTWGSLSWTDDFENLPDFYASQRRVFDPIRGTANWDLFRSFRYGTDRLQYEFPVEKGNYTVELFFIEPWYGTTGTTDCTGWRNFDVAINDSVVLKDLDIWKEAGHDTVLKKTFTIKANKGILKISFPEVASGQAVISAIAIAAENPDAEPAPASPSNIVNIDMDDKYDEFCEAMTWLDRGQKQYSDTNARFLPLPYKLYGGDWLRFADVLKDKEFEESFIPLKNSNIYVLLDETVKPLPKWLSAYENTGEKAANNNGSVFNLYRKRAKKGETVAFGPNGNRKDNTPAAMYTIITIPEYRMDEGENSRPVFTHEAEEADISGQGTGKGHFKKEDYITFPEKGNNSITWEVNPGLAGEYLLRFRYMNMGDSPVQVRLQIESADGILLKDDEISFPVADRKWRILNTTTGGYINAGTYKVSLSAENMEGLRLDKLEFQ
- a CDS encoding alpha-d-galacturonidase produces the protein MKTRSVLLYHIILCIFMLSCTQDKHITIVTRENTSPRITFGAEKLATTLKKAGYTVDMSADTTALQAKGKTIHIRENKNIDLKKEGFRIVSEANVMRIEGADASGGLYGAMEVVDRIKKTGAIDFKLDFSDAPEMVLRGSCIGLQKPTYLPGRTVYEYPYTPETFPWFYDKELWIEYLDMMVENRMNSLYLWNGHPFASLVKLKDYPYAVEVDEETFRKNEEIFKFLTKEANKRGIWVIQMFYNIIVSKPFAEHHNIKTQDRQRPITPLIADYTRKSIAAFIEKYPNVGLLVALGEAMSGKETDVRWFTETVIPGVKDGLKALGRTDEPPIILRAHDTDAPLVMEHALPLYKNLYTTHKYNGESLTTYEPRGPWSEIHKKLSKAGSVHISNVHILANVEPFRYGSPDFIQKSVKAMHRVHGADALHLYPQASYWDWPYTADKTEPRLLEMDRDWIWYKAWARYAWKSERDRQKEITFWSDLLAGKYGVGREDGKNILDAYEQSGEIAPKTLRRFGITEGNRQTLLLGMLGSQLVNPYKWKVYPGFYESCGPVGEKLIDYAEKEWKGEAHTGETPPQIIEEITTHGKLAVEAIEKVVPHVTEDKDEFERLRNDMHCYKAFADFFSEKVKAMMPVLRYQYSGEVSDLEKAVPHLKNSITHYRKLVDLTKGSYLYANSMQTAQRRIPIGGNDGKYKTWEEMLPLYERELANLERNIERLKSSKDGKLEKKAVNPWSPAKVEILNVGTTGFSVKHEQAFYKGVTIEAAAGELEKLQGIYIPKEKQIEEGTQLRFKNDRPVKVVVGYFNTDRKRFLLPPALETNAAGNLRGEAEVILANALKIKNMPRVNIHTYRFDPGENELKLGKGRVLILGFIDADENIISRNAGLMGENEKEAIDWVFY